A single region of the Microlunatus panaciterrae genome encodes:
- a CDS encoding TMEM175 family protein yields the protein MEEALESSHEQSTGLERLVFFSDAVFAIVITLLVLPLTAEIDLPEPSQSLAQLVEDLWPRMISFLVSFLVIGQFWIAHHHMFGKVRHFDQGLLWFNLVSLLTISFMPFPTAVLGSRVEADEPFPVVFYAASLAVSSLALTTTWLYAVRRQLVDPGMNDQAVRAFTARAITTSAIFLLSMGAAFLGLWVAVACWLVLLPLGRLVIGRVQAPRQNSI from the coding sequence ATGGAAGAGGCGTTGGAGTCATCGCACGAACAGTCGACAGGTCTGGAGCGCCTGGTCTTCTTCAGTGACGCCGTGTTCGCGATCGTGATCACCTTGCTGGTGCTGCCCTTGACCGCCGAGATTGACCTCCCGGAGCCCTCGCAGAGCCTGGCTCAGCTCGTCGAGGACCTGTGGCCGCGCATGATCAGCTTTCTGGTCAGTTTCCTGGTCATCGGGCAGTTCTGGATCGCTCATCACCACATGTTCGGCAAGGTGCGACACTTCGACCAGGGTCTGCTGTGGTTCAACCTGGTGTCGCTGCTGACGATTTCCTTCATGCCGTTTCCCACCGCTGTGCTCGGATCCCGTGTTGAAGCCGACGAACCGTTCCCGGTTGTGTTCTACGCGGCCAGCCTGGCGGTCAGCAGCCTCGCGCTCACGACAACCTGGCTGTACGCCGTTCGTCGGCAACTGGTGGACCCGGGCATGAATGACCAAGCTGTCCGGGCCTTCACCGCCCGTGCCATCACGACGTCGGCGATCTTTCTGCTGTCGATGGGTGCCGCCTTCCTGGGGCTGTGGGTGGCCGTCGCCTGTTGGCTGGTTCTGCTTCCACTCGGTCGCCTGGTGATCGGCCGAGTCCAGGCGCCACGCCAGAACAGCATCTGA
- a CDS encoding cob(I)yrinic acid a,c-diamide adenosyltransferase translates to MVILNRIYTRTGDGGQTRLSDMSLTDKTDPRVAAYGDVDEANSAIGVALSSQGLDPEIADVLRLIQNELFDVGADLSNPMVAEPKYEPLRIVATSIERLEAWCDHFSAPLPALRSFILPGGSPAAAQLHVARTVTRRAERSAWRAVASYGTDVGTRDSPGGINLLAVTYLNRLSDLLFILTRAVNGAAGDVLWVPGGERSMDRPATTRTPTQPHPDQENPA, encoded by the coding sequence ATGGTGATCTTGAATCGGATCTACACCCGAACCGGTGACGGCGGGCAGACCCGGCTCTCGGACATGTCACTCACCGACAAGACCGACCCGAGGGTGGCCGCCTACGGCGATGTGGACGAGGCCAACTCCGCCATCGGCGTGGCTCTCTCCAGCCAGGGGCTCGACCCGGAGATCGCCGACGTGCTCCGGTTGATCCAGAACGAGCTGTTCGACGTCGGGGCGGACCTGAGCAACCCGATGGTCGCCGAGCCGAAGTATGAGCCGTTGCGGATCGTGGCCACCTCGATCGAGCGGCTTGAGGCCTGGTGTGACCATTTCTCGGCACCGCTGCCCGCCCTGCGCTCTTTCATCCTGCCAGGCGGCTCCCCCGCGGCGGCGCAGTTGCACGTCGCCAGGACCGTCACCCGCCGAGCCGAGCGGAGCGCCTGGCGCGCGGTGGCTTCCTACGGCACCGACGTCGGCACCAGGGACTCCCCTGGCGGCATCAACCTGCTCGCCGTGACCTATCTCAACCGGCTGTCCGACCTGTTGTTCATCCTCACCCGTGCCGTCAACGGCGCCGCCGGCGACGTGTTGTGGGTGCCGGGTGGGGAACGCTCGATGGATCGGCCGGCCACCACCCGTACGCCAACCCAACCTCACCCAGATCAGGAGAACCCAGCATGA
- a CDS encoding carbohydrate ABC transporter permease — translation MSSSTATLEASAVRTTPRRPRRMKEATRAFWIFMAPFVIGLLIFVYLPIVWSVVLSFSRAQNTVTPGDWVGLKNYVDLLRPGPFLNSLITFTIFAAFIVPLTFALSLGLALLLNRVPVAKGFFRSVFFLPTACSYVVASLVWKLSIFNGVRFGLANTVLSWFGVDNIPWLATTSPPWYWMVIVTLRLWIQVGFYMILFLAGLQSISPELYEAAEIDGAKPGWQTFRFITLPQLRATSVAVLLLLLINAYQAFDEFFNLLGNSSFARPPLVYLYYTAQGNQDFGHGSAGAVILALLIMILTLAQGRVFGFGRADD, via the coding sequence ATGAGCAGCTCAACGGCGACCCTGGAGGCGTCGGCCGTACGAACGACGCCGCGGCGCCCACGACGGATGAAGGAGGCCACCCGGGCCTTCTGGATCTTCATGGCTCCGTTCGTGATCGGCTTGTTGATCTTCGTCTACCTGCCGATCGTCTGGTCGGTCGTGCTCAGCTTCTCCAGGGCTCAGAACACCGTCACCCCGGGCGACTGGGTCGGGCTGAAGAACTACGTCGACCTGCTCAGGCCGGGGCCGTTCCTGAACAGCTTGATCACGTTCACCATCTTCGCTGCCTTCATTGTCCCGCTGACGTTCGCCCTCTCGCTGGGGCTGGCGCTGCTGCTGAACAGGGTGCCGGTAGCCAAGGGCTTCTTCCGCTCGGTGTTCTTCCTGCCGACAGCCTGCTCGTACGTGGTGGCCTCGTTGGTGTGGAAGCTCTCCATCTTCAACGGCGTCCGGTTCGGGTTGGCCAACACCGTGCTGAGCTGGTTCGGCGTCGACAACATCCCGTGGCTGGCGACCACCAGCCCACCGTGGTACTGGATGGTCATCGTCACCTTGCGGCTGTGGATCCAGGTCGGCTTCTACATGATCCTGTTCCTGGCCGGGCTGCAGAGCATCTCACCGGAGCTCTACGAGGCCGCCGAGATCGACGGCGCCAAGCCGGGCTGGCAGACCTTCCGTTTCATCACCCTGCCCCAGCTGCGTGCCACCTCGGTCGCCGTCCTGCTGCTGCTGCTGATCAATGCCTACCAGGCGTTCGACGAGTTCTTCAACCTCCTCGGCAACTCCTCGTTCGCCCGGCCACCGTTGGTCTATCTCTACTACACGGCACAGGGCAACCAGGACTTCGGGCACGGCAGCGCAGGAGCCGTGATCCTGGCGCTGCTGATCATGATCCTGACCCTGGCCCAGGGACGCGTCTTCGGATTCGGGAGGGCCGATGACTGA
- a CDS encoding carbohydrate ABC transporter permease → MTDTTTVATAAPVLPTRRRRLRPGQVVAGVLRYLALIVATVVFLIPFYLIVRNALSSDLEITSPNWQLIPSKIHWENFSELFTDASVNLLQGLANSALIAVLQTAGQLLLCSWAGYALARIPYRHANKIFYAVLITLMIPPAVTFIPSFIIVSQLQWVDTYQGIIVPVLFSGFTTFLFRQYFLSFPRELEEAARVDGLGYVGSFWRVVVPNSGAFFSAIAVITFIASWNAFLWPLVIGQDSSKWTVQVALSTFLTAQTINLHELFLAAAVSIVPLVLVFVFLQRYLVLGVANTGIKG, encoded by the coding sequence ATGACTGACACGACGACGGTCGCCACCGCCGCTCCGGTACTGCCGACCAGGCGTCGCCGTCTGAGACCGGGCCAGGTCGTTGCCGGTGTGTTGCGCTATCTCGCCCTGATCGTGGCCACTGTGGTGTTCCTGATCCCGTTCTACCTGATCGTTCGCAACGCGTTGTCCAGTGACCTCGAGATCACCTCGCCCAACTGGCAGCTGATCCCGAGCAAGATCCACTGGGAGAACTTCTCCGAGCTGTTCACCGATGCCTCGGTCAACCTGTTGCAGGGACTGGCCAACAGTGCCCTGATCGCGGTGCTGCAGACCGCCGGGCAGCTGCTGCTGTGCTCCTGGGCCGGGTACGCACTGGCGCGGATCCCCTACCGACATGCGAACAAGATCTTCTATGCGGTCCTGATCACGCTGATGATCCCGCCGGCGGTGACCTTCATCCCCAGCTTCATCATCGTCTCGCAGTTGCAGTGGGTGGACACCTACCAGGGGATCATCGTCCCGGTCCTGTTCAGCGGTTTCACCACCTTCCTGTTCCGGCAGTACTTCCTGAGCTTCCCGCGCGAGCTCGAGGAGGCGGCCCGTGTGGACGGCCTCGGCTACGTCGGCTCGTTCTGGCGGGTGGTGGTGCCGAACTCCGGGGCCTTCTTCTCCGCCATCGCCGTGATCACCTTCATCGCCAGCTGGAACGCCTTCCTGTGGCCTCTGGTGATCGGCCAGGACTCGTCCAAGTGGACCGTTCAGGTCGCCCTCTCCACCTTCTTGACCGCTCAGACCATCAACCTGCACGAGCTTTTCCTGGCCGCTGCGGTGTCCATCGTGCCGTTGGTGCTGGTCTTCGTCTTCCTCCAGCGCTACCTGGTGCTGGGCGTCGCCAACACCGGGATCAAGGGCTGA
- a CDS encoding F0F1 ATP synthase subunit epsilon has product MAEPMQVEVVSADQVVWSGQATNIIAKTVEGDIGILAGHSPVLGVLVPSGLEVLTPDGKREIIAVDGGFISVAHGRVSILSEYARMAGEISLPAAEKELAEAQARLDAGDEDEETRRHFVRASGQVRAAQKAQ; this is encoded by the coding sequence ATGGCCGAACCCATGCAGGTGGAGGTGGTCTCGGCCGACCAGGTCGTCTGGTCGGGCCAGGCCACCAACATCATCGCCAAGACTGTCGAGGGCGACATCGGCATCCTCGCCGGGCACTCACCGGTGCTGGGGGTGCTGGTGCCGAGCGGGCTGGAGGTCCTCACTCCGGATGGTAAGCGGGAGATCATCGCCGTCGACGGCGGTTTCATCTCGGTTGCCCATGGACGGGTGTCCATCCTGAGTGAGTACGCCCGGATGGCGGGAGAGATCAGCCTGCCCGCGGCGGAGAAGGAGCTCGCCGAGGCCCAGGCCCGGTTGGACGCAGGTGACGAGGACGAGGAGACCCGTCGGCACTTCGTCCGTGCCAGCGGACAGGTCCGCGCCGCCCAAAAGGCGCAATAA
- the atpD gene encoding F0F1 ATP synthase subunit beta, whose product MTATLNDQATETGTFGVGRVSRVIGPVVDVEFPVDQMPDLLNALLVDTTINGQTRTMTMEVALHVGDNMVRAIALKPTDGMQRGVEVRDTGAPISVPVGDVTKGRVWNVTGECLNQDASEFEVTERWPIHRSAPKFDQLESKTEMLETGIKVLDLLTPYVQGGKIGLFGGAGVGKTVMIQEMIYRIAHNFGGTSVFAGVGERTREGNDLIHEMDEAGVFKDTALVFGQMDEPPGTRLRVALSALTMAEYFRDVQNQDVLLFIDNIFRFTQAGSEVSTLLGRMPSAVGYQPNLADEMGQLQERITSTRGHSITSMQAIYVPADDYTDPAPATTFAHLDATTELSREIASRGLYPAVDPLTSTSRILDPQYIGQTHYDTAVRVKQILQRNKELQDIIAILGVDELSEEDKIVVSRARRIQQFLSQNTYMAEKFTNIPGSTVPLAETIESFQMICNGDVDHIAEQAFFNVGSMEDVERRWSEMEKDN is encoded by the coding sequence ATGACTGCGACCCTTAACGACCAAGCAACTGAGACCGGGACGTTCGGCGTAGGCCGAGTGTCCCGGGTCATCGGACCCGTCGTCGACGTGGAGTTCCCCGTCGACCAGATGCCCGACCTGCTGAACGCCCTGCTGGTCGACACCACCATCAACGGTCAGACCCGCACCATGACCATGGAGGTCGCCCTACACGTGGGTGACAACATGGTCCGCGCGATCGCGCTGAAGCCGACCGACGGCATGCAGCGAGGGGTCGAGGTCCGGGACACCGGTGCCCCGATCTCGGTCCCGGTCGGCGACGTGACCAAGGGCCGGGTCTGGAACGTGACCGGTGAGTGCCTCAACCAGGACGCCTCGGAGTTCGAGGTCACCGAGCGTTGGCCCATCCACCGTTCGGCACCCAAGTTCGACCAGCTCGAGTCGAAGACCGAGATGCTGGAGACCGGCATCAAGGTGCTCGACCTGCTGACCCCGTACGTGCAGGGTGGCAAGATCGGCCTGTTCGGCGGCGCCGGGGTGGGCAAGACGGTGATGATCCAGGAGATGATCTACCGGATCGCGCACAACTTCGGAGGCACCTCGGTGTTCGCCGGCGTGGGTGAGCGGACCCGCGAGGGCAACGACCTGATCCACGAGATGGACGAGGCCGGGGTGTTCAAGGACACCGCCCTGGTGTTCGGGCAGATGGACGAGCCGCCGGGCACCCGGCTCCGGGTGGCGCTGAGCGCGCTGACCATGGCGGAGTATTTCCGTGACGTGCAGAACCAGGACGTGCTGCTGTTCATCGACAACATCTTCCGGTTCACCCAGGCGGGTTCGGAGGTCTCCACCCTGCTCGGCCGGATGCCGTCCGCGGTGGGTTACCAGCCCAACCTCGCCGATGAGATGGGCCAGCTGCAGGAGCGGATCACCTCGACCCGTGGACACTCGATCACCTCGATGCAGGCGATCTACGTCCCTGCCGACGACTACACCGACCCGGCGCCGGCGACCACGTTCGCTCACCTGGACGCGACCACCGAGCTCAGCCGTGAGATTGCCTCCCGCGGTCTGTACCCGGCGGTCGACCCGCTGACGTCCACCTCGCGGATCCTGGACCCGCAGTACATCGGCCAGACGCACTACGACACCGCAGTGCGGGTGAAGCAGATCCTGCAGCGGAACAAGGAGCTGCAGGACATCATCGCCATCCTGGGCGTCGACGAGCTGTCCGAGGAGGACAAGATCGTCGTCAGCCGGGCCCGCCGGATCCAGCAGTTCCTCAGCCAGAACACCTACATGGCCGAGAAGTTCACCAACATCCCGGGCTCCACGGTGCCGCTGGCCGAGACCATCGAGTCGTTCCAGATGATCTGCAACGGCGACGTCGACCACATCGCCGAGCAGGCCTTCTTCAACGTCGGCAGCATGGAGGACGTCGAGCGGCGTTGGTCTGAGATGGAGAAGGACAACTAG
- a CDS encoding peptidylprolyl isomerase: MIAQPTRSRALALAGVLAVLSVTGGCGTIPDSFGKGPLDPAVETCEYVESGQAARPVRLPPTDNVPRTGSVTFVLKMTEGDVTITMDREKAPCTVNSFRSLAEQGYFDRTRCHRLVDSGAFFLQCGDPTGKGDGGPGYQFDDETDPSDTYPAGTVAMANGGVNSNGSQFFLVYDDSELPPNYTVFGKMDQPSTDVVARMSAEGEDGRYRASGGGGGRPNNPSEIISVVEEQPADLSPTPESSRSNGPTPSDTPSGR, encoded by the coding sequence GTGATTGCGCAGCCCACCCGGTCCAGGGCCCTGGCTCTGGCCGGAGTCCTGGCGGTGCTGTCGGTGACCGGGGGCTGCGGCACAATCCCGGACAGCTTCGGGAAGGGCCCGCTCGATCCGGCGGTGGAGACCTGCGAGTACGTGGAGTCGGGGCAGGCTGCCCGGCCGGTGCGGCTGCCCCCGACCGACAACGTGCCCCGGACCGGAAGCGTGACCTTCGTACTGAAGATGACCGAGGGTGACGTCACCATCACGATGGACCGGGAGAAGGCGCCCTGCACGGTGAACTCCTTCAGATCGCTCGCCGAGCAGGGGTACTTCGACCGGACGCGGTGCCACCGGCTGGTCGACTCGGGGGCGTTCTTCCTGCAATGCGGGGACCCCACCGGTAAGGGCGACGGCGGGCCCGGCTACCAGTTCGATGACGAGACCGACCCCTCCGACACCTACCCGGCCGGCACGGTTGCCATGGCCAACGGAGGAGTCAACTCCAACGGCTCGCAGTTCTTCCTGGTCTACGACGACTCCGAGCTGCCGCCCAACTACACCGTGTTCGGCAAGATGGACCAGCCGTCCACCGATGTGGTCGCACGCATGTCAGCCGAGGGCGAGGACGGTCGTTACCGCGCCTCAGGTGGGGGAGGCGGTCGACCCAACAACCCGTCCGAGATCATCAGCGTGGTCGAGGAGCAGCCGGCGGACCTCAGCCCGACGCCAGAGAGCAGCCGGTCCAACGGCCCGACACCCAGCGATACCCCGAGTGGCCGTTGA
- a CDS encoding endonuclease/exonuclease/phosphatase family protein — protein sequence MAEFLRSARPAVLGTQEGLVGQLRDMAADLPDGYDWVGQGRRGGTDDEFCAVFFDTGLVEPLKVSHGWLSDTPEVAGSTGWGNSLPRMFTAVTFRDRDSGSEFDLVNTHLDHQSAKARLASARMLQDRARQSIRAGRPVVVLGDFNADAERSPEYQLLIDTPLQDSHLVAGTGQQIGTVNGYGPPGPGPRIDWILTGPGVEVRSAGIVDNGTPGGYASDHLPVQAEIWLPPSRSSLPR from the coding sequence ATGGCTGAGTTCCTCCGGTCCGCCCGACCCGCTGTTCTGGGCACCCAGGAAGGCCTGGTCGGGCAGCTCCGCGACATGGCCGCGGATCTGCCCGACGGCTACGACTGGGTGGGCCAGGGCCGTCGGGGCGGGACGGACGACGAGTTCTGTGCGGTCTTCTTCGACACCGGTCTGGTGGAGCCGCTCAAGGTCAGCCACGGGTGGCTGTCCGACACTCCGGAGGTGGCCGGATCGACCGGTTGGGGCAACAGCTTGCCGCGGATGTTCACCGCAGTGACCTTCCGGGACCGGGACAGTGGGAGCGAGTTCGATCTGGTCAACACCCACCTGGACCATCAGAGCGCCAAGGCACGGCTGGCCTCGGCGAGGATGCTGCAGGACCGGGCCCGACAGTCGATCCGGGCCGGCCGGCCCGTGGTGGTGCTGGGTGACTTCAACGCCGATGCGGAACGGTCCCCCGAATACCAGCTGCTGATCGACACTCCACTGCAGGACAGCCACCTGGTGGCCGGAACCGGCCAGCAGATCGGCACGGTCAACGGCTACGGACCGCCCGGACCCGGCCCACGCATCGACTGGATCCTGACCGGGCCTGGAGTCGAGGTGCGCTCAGCCGGGATCGTGGACAACGGGACCCCCGGCGGCTACGCCTCGGACCACCTCCCTGTCCAGGCCGAGATCTGGCTGCCGCCATCCCGGTCGTCGCTTCCCCGGTAG
- a CDS encoding type II CAAX prenyl endopeptidase Rce1 family protein, which produces MIILEVLSVTLAVAGATMLTALIPGLPGYSVRGPSQSFVLVLLEMLLLLLLVGSFRWWSLAGFTPPVRWHRLRLYWLPVALLAVPFAGGVKMPPLSAIAILLVGYLATAVYEEGLWRGVMVGLLRPSGVWKSVLITSLLFGLAHLGNSALRGLSPLIAAQAFGAAVQGIGLAALRLRTNTIWPLIVIHFLHDLFLQMSALPIPLVEVPIDTIMAIYGIILLRHHRRHLAEDPDSPHRRGLAQGSRAAADPSP; this is translated from the coding sequence GTGATCATCCTGGAGGTGCTCTCCGTGACTTTGGCGGTAGCAGGCGCCACGATGCTCACCGCCCTGATCCCTGGCTTGCCCGGCTACAGCGTGCGGGGTCCGAGCCAGAGTTTCGTCCTGGTCCTTTTAGAGATGCTGCTCCTGCTGCTCCTGGTTGGTTCGTTCCGTTGGTGGTCGCTGGCCGGTTTCACCCCGCCCGTCCGCTGGCACCGACTGCGGCTGTATTGGCTCCCGGTTGCACTGCTCGCCGTACCGTTCGCCGGTGGCGTCAAGATGCCACCGCTGTCCGCGATCGCCATTCTGCTCGTCGGCTACCTCGCCACCGCCGTCTACGAGGAGGGCCTGTGGCGCGGCGTCATGGTCGGGCTGTTGCGGCCGAGCGGCGTGTGGAAGAGCGTGCTCATCACATCGCTGTTGTTCGGTCTTGCGCACCTCGGTAACTCCGCCCTGCGTGGGCTCTCTCCGTTGATCGCAGCGCAGGCCTTTGGGGCGGCGGTGCAGGGCATCGGTCTGGCGGCGCTTCGACTCCGCACCAACACCATCTGGCCACTCATCGTGATCCATTTCCTGCACGACCTGTTCCTGCAGATGAGCGCACTTCCGATTCCCCTGGTCGAGGTCCCCATCGACACCATCATGGCGATCTACGGCATCATCCTCCTTCGCCACCACCGACGCCACCTCGCCGAAGATCCCGATTCGCCACACCGGCGCGGCCTGGCCCAGGGCTCAAGGGCCGCAGCCGACCCGTCTCCCTGA
- a CDS encoding DUF2550 domain-containing protein, which yields MGEWFGLVEIVVIVLVLLILPLVLLALRRRWLARMGGTFECSLRLRKSTPGTGWVLGVARYNGEDLEWFRFFSFSFRPRKTFVRGQVMVLENRDPDPVEAVSLYSGQRVVRVEEGYGDDAQLWDLAMSGDSLTGMLSWLEAAPPGVGGY from the coding sequence ATGGGTGAGTGGTTCGGGCTGGTCGAGATCGTTGTGATCGTTCTCGTCCTCCTGATCCTCCCGCTCGTGCTGCTTGCCCTGCGGCGCCGATGGCTGGCGCGGATGGGTGGCACGTTCGAATGCAGTCTTCGACTACGCAAATCGACTCCGGGCACCGGTTGGGTGCTCGGAGTCGCGCGTTACAACGGCGAGGACCTGGAATGGTTCAGGTTCTTCTCGTTCTCGTTCAGACCGCGCAAGACGTTCGTCCGCGGTCAGGTGATGGTGTTGGAGAACCGTGACCCGGATCCGGTCGAGGCGGTGTCGCTGTACAGCGGGCAGCGGGTCGTCCGGGTGGAGGAGGGCTACGGCGATGATGCCCAGCTGTGGGATCTGGCCATGAGCGGCGACTCGCTCACCGGCATGCTGAGCTGGCTGGAGGCGGCCCCACCCGGCGTGGGCGGTTACTGA
- a CDS encoding ABC transporter substrate-binding protein, translated as MSRRHFLGALGLGAAALGSGPLLAACGGGSSGVGNGGGGGDKSKPTINQWYHQYGEAGTQQAVMRYAKEYPDANVKVQWTPGDYTSKLNSGLLSSAGPDVFESGVNIDQVQSKQVVDIDDIMKDVKSDYTEADLKSTTVDGKIYGVKMVDDMGVLYYRKSVLDKAGVKPPTSMDELIAASKELTTSKQKGLFIGNDAGVTPSFGGGALLGQILWCVGQDFLTADNKPGFNTPEAKESFLKLRELFDSKSLLLGAPTDWWDPSSFTQGLAAMQWCGLWALPGIKKAIGDDFGVVAWPAFSSSVGKPSTFLGGWTAMVSAKAKDVEAAKAFVKWLWIDNSKDQEDFNLSYGFHIPPRKSLAAKAEKLKQGPAADALKIFNDYAVPSNPAWTPKMSSAYADAATAIVRKNGDVDSNLKKAEATVKTELNRLFG; from the coding sequence ATGAGTCGTCGTCATTTCCTGGGAGCCCTCGGGCTGGGCGCGGCGGCGCTCGGCAGCGGTCCCCTGCTGGCCGCCTGCGGGGGCGGGTCGTCCGGCGTCGGTAATGGTGGGGGCGGCGGCGACAAGAGCAAGCCGACCATCAACCAGTGGTACCACCAGTACGGTGAGGCGGGCACCCAGCAAGCCGTGATGCGCTACGCCAAGGAATACCCGGATGCCAACGTCAAGGTGCAGTGGACCCCTGGCGACTACACGTCCAAGCTGAACAGCGGGTTGCTCTCCAGCGCCGGACCGGATGTGTTCGAGAGTGGCGTCAACATCGACCAGGTGCAGAGCAAGCAGGTCGTCGACATCGACGACATCATGAAGGACGTCAAGAGCGACTACACCGAGGCTGACCTCAAGTCGACGACCGTCGACGGCAAGATCTACGGCGTCAAGATGGTCGACGACATGGGGGTCCTCTACTACCGCAAGAGCGTGCTGGACAAGGCCGGGGTCAAGCCGCCGACGTCGATGGACGAGCTGATCGCGGCGTCCAAGGAGCTGACCACCTCGAAGCAGAAGGGCCTCTTCATCGGCAACGACGCCGGCGTCACGCCGTCCTTCGGTGGGGGCGCCCTGCTCGGCCAGATCCTGTGGTGCGTCGGCCAGGACTTCCTCACCGCGGACAACAAGCCCGGCTTCAACACCCCTGAGGCCAAGGAGTCCTTCCTCAAGCTGCGAGAGCTCTTCGACAGCAAGTCCCTGCTGCTTGGAGCGCCCACGGACTGGTGGGACCCCTCCTCCTTCACCCAGGGCCTGGCCGCCATGCAGTGGTGTGGGCTGTGGGCACTGCCGGGCATCAAGAAGGCCATCGGAGACGACTTCGGCGTCGTCGCCTGGCCCGCGTTCAGCAGCTCGGTGGGCAAGCCCTCGACCTTCCTCGGCGGCTGGACAGCGATGGTCAGCGCCAAGGCCAAGGACGTCGAGGCGGCCAAGGCGTTCGTGAAGTGGCTGTGGATCGACAACTCCAAGGACCAGGAGGACTTCAACCTCAGTTACGGCTTCCACATCCCGCCGCGCAAGAGCCTCGCCGCCAAGGCGGAGAAGCTCAAGCAGGGTCCGGCGGCGGACGCGCTCAAGATCTTCAACGACTACGCCGTGCCCTCGAACCCGGCGTGGACACCGAAGATGTCATCGGCCTACGCGGATGCGGCCACGGCCATCGTCCGCAAGAACGGTGACGTCGACTCCAACCTGAAGAAGGCGGAAGCCACCGTCAAGACCGAGCTCAACCGTCTCTTCGGCTGA
- a CDS encoding sugar phosphate isomerase/epimerase family protein yields MTSRSEATRKAQPKQDRPVTLFTGQWADLPFEEVCRLAAEWGYDGLEIACWGDHFDVAKAAEDDSYVQGKRDLLEKHGLGCWAISNHLNGQAVCDHPIDGRHKGMVNTRVWGDGDPEGVRQRAAEEMKTTARAAKAFGVDTVIGFTGSSIWHYVAMFPPVGDDVIQAGYADFADRWNPILDVFDEVGVKFAHEVHPSEIAYDYWTTVATLEAIGHREAFGLNFDPSHMVWQQIDPVAFLWDFKDKILHVDCKDTKVRMNNGRNGRLSSHLPWADPRRGWDFISTGHGDTPWEDIFRMLNHIGYDGAISIEWEDAGMDRLDGAPEALGFIRNLNGITPPTASFDAAFATKE; encoded by the coding sequence ATGACTTCTCGGAGCGAAGCCACCCGCAAGGCCCAGCCCAAGCAGGATCGACCCGTCACCCTCTTCACCGGCCAATGGGCCGATCTGCCGTTCGAGGAGGTGTGCCGGCTCGCGGCCGAGTGGGGCTACGACGGGCTGGAGATCGCCTGCTGGGGTGACCACTTCGATGTCGCCAAGGCGGCCGAGGACGACTCCTACGTCCAGGGCAAGCGCGACCTGTTGGAGAAGCACGGGCTCGGCTGCTGGGCCATCTCCAACCACCTGAACGGCCAGGCCGTCTGCGACCATCCCATCGACGGCCGGCACAAGGGCATGGTGAACACCCGCGTCTGGGGCGATGGCGACCCGGAGGGCGTCCGGCAGCGGGCGGCCGAGGAGATGAAGACCACCGCTCGCGCCGCCAAGGCGTTCGGCGTGGACACCGTCATCGGCTTCACCGGGTCCTCCATCTGGCACTACGTGGCCATGTTCCCGCCCGTCGGCGACGACGTGATCCAGGCCGGCTACGCCGACTTCGCCGACCGCTGGAACCCGATCCTGGACGTCTTCGACGAGGTCGGGGTGAAGTTCGCGCATGAGGTGCATCCGTCTGAGATCGCCTACGACTACTGGACGACCGTGGCCACGCTGGAGGCCATCGGCCACCGGGAGGCGTTCGGGCTCAACTTCGACCCGAGCCACATGGTCTGGCAGCAGATCGACCCGGTCGCCTTCCTGTGGGACTTCAAGGACAAGATTCTGCATGTGGACTGCAAGGACACCAAGGTGCGCATGAACAACGGTCGCAACGGCCGGCTGTCGTCCCACCTGCCGTGGGCAGATCCGCGCCGCGGCTGGGACTTCATCTCCACCGGCCACGGTGACACCCCCTGGGAGGACATCTTCCGGATGCTCAACCACATCGGCTACGACGGCGCGATCTCCATCGAGTGGGAGGATGCTGGCATGGATCGCCTCGACGGTGCCCCCGAGGCTCTGGGCTTCATCCGCAACCTCAACGGCATCACGCCCCCCACCGCATCCTTCGACGCCGCCTTCGCCACCAAGGAGTAG